The following coding sequences lie in one Nerophis lumbriciformis linkage group LG02, RoL_Nlum_v2.1, whole genome shotgun sequence genomic window:
- the mrpl14 gene encoding large ribosomal subunit protein uL14m — MARHLFSKSLSGIIVENACLMQRKTFSLSAVAAAIQKMTRVRVVDNSTLGSTGYRRPPRVIHVYTKNGIGKVGDKVLLAIKGQKKAALIVGHKMPGKPMTPRFDSNNVVLLEENGNPTGTRIKVPLPTHLRKLEGDYSKVLAIANSFV, encoded by the exons ATGGCGAGGCATTTGTTTTCAAAGTCGCTCTCGGGGATCATCGTGGAAAATGCGTGCTTAATGCAGCGGAAGACATTCAG TCTGTCTGCTGTGGCAGCTGCCATTCAGAAGATGACCAGAGTGAGAGTTGTGGACAACAGCACACTTGGAAGTACAGGATACCGTCGGCCGCCAAGAGTGATCCATGTCTACACCAAGAATGGTATCGGAAAAGTTGGAGATAAAGTATTGCTGGCCATTAAAGGACAGAAGAAGGCAGCGCTTATCGTCGGTCACAAAATGCCCGGAAAACCAATGACTCCACGCTTTGATTCAAATAATGTCGTTCTGCTCGAGGAAAACGGGAACCCGACAGGAACAAGGATTAAGGTCCCCTTACCCACACATTTACGTAAATTGGAAGGGGACTACTCAAAGGTGTTGGCAATCGCAAATTCTTTTGTTTGA